The following proteins are co-located in the Mus caroli chromosome 7, CAROLI_EIJ_v1.1, whole genome shotgun sequence genome:
- the Lat gene encoding linker for activation of T-cells family member 1 translates to MISCPHHSFLSHAVVSRRGRRGARKGQVQLGTGIVQLVAGARAPALALGRAPFQSQHCSQLSPAREGGHPAPKGHGCLLPGGSQTGARLVPYPCCHSVSRGCSAPGSGAGALQMEADALSPVGLGLLLLPFLVTLLAALCVRCRELPVSYDSASTESLYPRSILIKPPQITVPRTPAVSYPLVTSYPPLRQPDLLPIPRSPQPLGGSHRMPSSQQNSDDANSVASYENQEPACKNVDEDEDEDDYPNGYLVVLPDSSPAAVPVVSSAPVPSNPDLGDSAVSVESCEDYVNVPESEESAEASLDGSREYVNVSPEQQPVTRAELASVNSQEVEDEGEEEGMDGEEAPDYENLQELN, encoded by the exons ATGATTTCCTGCCCTCACCACAGCTTCCTGTCGCACGCGGTGGTGAGCAGGAGAGGCAGGCGGGGAGCAAGAAAGGGGCAGGTACAGCTGGGCACGGGGATCGTGCAGCTGGTAGCTGGGGCACGGGCCCCAGCTCTGGCTCTGGGGCGAGCACCTTTCCAGAGCCAACACTGCTCTCAACTCAGTCCAGCAAGAGAGGGGGGCCATCCAGCCCCGAAAGGACACGGCTGCCTACTGCCAGGCGGATCCCAGACTGGGGCCCGCTTGGTCCCATACCCCTGCTGCCACTCTGTCTCGAGGGGCTGCAGTGCCCCAGGGTCTGGGGCAGGTGCTCTGCAGATGGAAGCAGACGCCCTGAGCCCGGTGGGGCTGGGCCTCCTGCTGCTGCCCTTCTTGGTCACGCTCCTGGCTGCCCTGTGCGTGCGCTGCCGTGAGTTGCCAG TCTCCTATGACAGTGCTTCCACAGAGAG TTTGTACCCAAGGAGCATCCTCATCAAACCACCTC AAATAACCGTCCCCCGAACACCTGCTGTTTCCTACCCTCTTGTCACTTCCTACCCACCCCTGAGGCAGCCAGACCTGCTCCCCATCCC GAGATCCCCACAGCCCCTTGGGGGTTCCCATCGGATGCCATCTTCCCAGCAGAATTCAGACGATG CCAACAGTGTGGCAAGCTACGAGAACCAGG AGCCAGCCTGTAAGAATGTGGACGAAGATGAGGATGAAGACGACTATCCCAACGGCTACCT agTGGTGCTGCCTGACAGTAGTCCTGCTGCCGTCCCTGTTGTCTCCTCTGCTCCTGTGCCTAGCAACCCTGACCTTGGAGACAGTGCCGTCTCTG TGGAGTCGTGTGAAGATTACGTGAATGTTCCTGAGAGTGAGGAGAGCGCAGAGGCGTCTCTGG ATGGGAGCCGGGAGTATGTGAATGTGTCCCCAGAGCAGCAGCCAGTGACCAGGGCTGAGCTGG cCTCTGTGAACTCCCAGGAGGtggaagatgaaggagaagaggaagggatggatggaGAGGAAGCTCCCGACTATGAGAATCTGCAGGAACTTAACTGA